CGACGTCCTCGGGCGAGCCACCGCGTTCGATGACGCGCAGCTGAACCCCGAGAAGCGGCTTGCCGACGCTGTCGATGCGTTCGCCTTCCATCTCTTCGGCGTCGATGTACGTTCCACAGATCTCGGTCGCGGCGTACGACTGCGACACCGACGGCGAGATGTGCTCTTGCAGCCCTTCCAGCGTCGTGGTCGTGAGCGTTTCACCGCCGGACTCGACCGTCACGAGGCTGCTCAGGTCGTACTCGTCGAGGTTCGGCAACCGAAGCACTTCCCGCCACATCGTCGGCACCAGATTCGAGCTGGTGATCGAACGCTCCTCGACGAGCTCGACGTACGCTTCGGGGCTCCACTGCTTCACGTAGTACGAGGAGCCGTTCGCGAGCATCGTCGGCAGCGTCGTCGAGTACCACGCCGCGAACGACGGCGTGAAGAAGTTCGACACGCGCGTCAGTCTGGTCGTCTCCTTCTTGTGCGCCAGCTTCATCGCGCGGTGAACGAGGCTGCGATTGGTGTGACACCACCCTTTCGGCTTTCCGGTCGTCCCCGAGGTCCACATCACGACGGCGACGTCGTCGGGGGCGCTCGTGACGTCCGGTTCGACGGCGGGTTGGTCGGCCACGATCGACGACAGCGGCTGCTCGTAGTCGGTCTGTGGCTCGCCCGTCGTGACCACCGCGGCGATGTCGGTGCCGACCGAGTCGCGAACGTGCTCTTCGACGAACGCGGAGCGCTCCTCGTCGACGACGAGCACGCGCGGGCGCAGCGACTCGATGCAGGTCCGGACCGATTCGGGCGATCCGCGAACGTGAAGATTCGAGACGATACACCCCGCTTTCAGGCCCGCGTTCCAGAGTATCGTTTGTTCGACGCTCGCCTCGGTGAGGTAGGCGATCCGATCGCCTTGTTTGACGTACTCTCGGAGCCCGTTGGCGGCGCGCTTGCTTTCGGCATCGAACTCGGCCCACGTGATCTCCCGGCCGGAACTCCCGTTTCCGAACGCGACTCGGTTCGGGTTGGTCTCCGCGGCGTTGCTGGACAACTCCCGGATCGCGGGAAGCTCTACTCTGGATGGTACCTGCATAGCGGCTGCTTAGATGTACTCCGGGAAGAGCCGCTTGTGCGGCGGTTCGATGTCGAGCAGGCGGCAGACGTTCCCGCCCATGATCAGGTTGAGGTCGTCGGCCGGGATGTCTTGGTCGCGGACGAACTTATCGATCTGTCGCATCGACGTGCCCCACGCGTCGCACTGGTGGGCCTGCAGGCCGCGGCTCTTGATCTGCGTCCACCGCGACGGCGGGTAGTCGTACTCGCCGGTCGAGCGGTTCGCCGGGTTGTTCGTGTTGATCCACGACGCGCCCCAGTCGGTGCCCCAGATCAGCTGCTCGGGACCGATGTTCGGGTCGTTCATCGGCCGCTTGAGGAGGTCCGCCCAGTAGTTACCGATCTCGATGTAGACGTTGTCGTACGTCGCCGCGACGTTGCAGGAGTCCTCGACGTTCTTCCGCCAGTTGCCTTGGACGCCGCCGTGGTCGATGATGACCGGGACCTCGGGGTACTCGAGGTGCAGATCGATCGCATACTTGATGTCGCGCCGGTCGGGCAGCAGCGTCCCGGGGTCGCGCTCGTAGCCGCCGTTGACGGAACCGGGGTGCCAGCGGACGGGCACGTCGTGCTTGGCGGCGACGTCGTAGATCTTCCGGAGCTGATCGTGACGCTCCTCCCACGGAATCCGCTCGGCGCGGTCCGTGATCGTGGGATCGAACGGGAGCATCTCGCCGATGCCGACGAAGCCGTCTTGGCTCAGCCGCTCGTCCATCTCCTCGCAGGCGCGGTCGATGTCCCACTCCTCCTCGCCGGCGACCGCCTTCCGGTTCGTCTCGTAGGGGTGCGCGAACGCGACGAACTTGTCGGGGTGCTCCTCGACCATCTTCCCGTGGAGGCGGTCGCTGAACCCGAACCCAGGCTGGAGACAGACCATATCGACCCCGTAGAGGTCCATATCGTACAGCAGTCGGTCCGTGTTGCGATACGTGACGATCTCCGCGTCGTCGTCCGCCTGATCGGCGTCCTCGGCGTTCCACATCAGGCGACTGAGCGTGGCGTAGTCCGGTTTCTCCTCTCTGTCCTGGAAGTTCACGGCGACCCGCTGACCGTGAACGTGTGTGTCGATAACGAATCTTCCCATTCGCATAGCAACTGATTCGTTGAGTATATTCATATATTACATTGTCGGTCGGTGCCGTACGACGCAGTGGTTCGGCTCGGGTTTCCGAGCGTCTCGCGGGCGAATTTGACGGGGCGCTCGTCACGGCGTGTGGCGGTTTTCCGTAAAGCATCTCTCCACAGCGGATCGCTCCAGCTGTTCTCCGAACCCTGTCGCACAGTTTCCACACCCGATGAACATATAGTGATCAGCGGAGACACTGGTGATATGCACGTGGGTATTATCGGCGGCGCGAGTACGATCGGGTCGACGCTGGCGTACAGCCTCGTTTGCGACGATCCGAGCAACTCCGT
This DNA window, taken from Halobellus sp. LT62, encodes the following:
- a CDS encoding class I adenylate-forming enzyme family protein; translation: MQVPSRVELPAIRELSSNAAETNPNRVAFGNGSSGREITWAEFDAESKRAANGLREYVKQGDRIAYLTEASVEQTILWNAGLKAGCIVSNLHVRGSPESVRTCIESLRPRVLVVDEERSAFVEEHVRDSVGTDIAAVVTTGEPQTDYEQPLSSIVADQPAVEPDVTSAPDDVAVVMWTSGTTGKPKGWCHTNRSLVHRAMKLAHKKETTRLTRVSNFFTPSFAAWYSTTLPTMLANGSSYYVKQWSPEAYVELVEERSITSSNLVPTMWREVLRLPNLDEYDLSSLVTVESGGETLTTTTLEGLQEHISPSVSQSYAATEICGTYIDAEEMEGERIDSVGKPLLGVQLRVIERGGSPEDVVDPGDVGEIIVRSTDAAVWVWEDTERTDESFEDGWWYSGDLGYKDEEGYLFIEGRDDNMILSKGIKVFPTPVEERLNAHPDVIESAVFGVEDDEYGQRVTAAVQTTSGDLTREDLDEWCLQSETLSRYERPRTYYFYEDTLPRTASDKLDRAAMKERAVESALE
- a CDS encoding amidohydrolase family protein produces the protein MGRFVIDTHVHGQRVAVNFQDREEKPDYATLSRLMWNAEDADQADDDAEIVTYRNTDRLLYDMDLYGVDMVCLQPGFGFSDRLHGKMVEEHPDKFVAFAHPYETNRKAVAGEEEWDIDRACEEMDERLSQDGFVGIGEMLPFDPTITDRAERIPWEERHDQLRKIYDVAAKHDVPVRWHPGSVNGGYERDPGTLLPDRRDIKYAIDLHLEYPEVPVIIDHGGVQGNWRKNVEDSCNVAATYDNVYIEIGNYWADLLKRPMNDPNIGPEQLIWGTDWGASWINTNNPANRSTGEYDYPPSRWTQIKSRGLQAHQCDAWGTSMRQIDKFVRDQDIPADDLNLIMGGNVCRLLDIEPPHKRLFPEYI